A section of the Tenrec ecaudatus isolate mTenEca1 chromosome 15, mTenEca1.hap1, whole genome shotgun sequence genome encodes:
- the LOC142427895 gene encoding AMMECR1-like protein: protein MGKRRCVSPLKPKLAAASGTHSHGNQSTTVTASISGPPKNKQHVDSNHGRENVSDLTLGPENYPITRMNPTSGALSPLPWPNGTANTTKNLVVTAEMCCYSFDVLYCHLYGFPQPRLPRFTNYPYPLALMDSRFPPMTREELPKLFCSVSLLTNFKVASDYLDWEVRVNGILIEFISEKGIKCTATYLPEVAKEQDWDQIQTIDSLLRKGGFKAPITSEFRKTIKLTRYRSEKVTISYAEYVASHQHCFQNGTLHAPPL from the exons ATGGGAAAAAGACGGTGtgtctctccactcaagcccaagTTGGCAGCAGCAAGCGGAACACACAGTCACGGGAACCAGTCCACAACTGTGACCGCCTCTATTTCAGGACCTCCTAAAAACAAACAGCATGTGGACAGCAACCATGGACGGGAAAATGTATCGGACTTAACGCTGGGGCCTGAAAATTATCCAATTACACGAATGAATCCCACATCAGGAGCGCTGAGCCCTCTCCCCTGGCCCAACGGAACTGCCAACACCACCAAGAACCTGGTGGTGACTGCAGAGATGTGCTGCTACAGCTTTGATGTGCTCTACTGTCACCTCTATGGCTTCCCACAGCCACGACTTCCTAGATTCACCAATTACCCCTATCCACT TGCACTTATGGACAGTCGATTTCCCCCAATGACGCGAGAGGAGCTACCTAAGCTTTTCTGCTCTGTCTCCCTCCTTACTAACTTTAAGGTTGCCAGTGATTACCTGGACTGGGAGGTAAGGGTCAATGGAATTCTAATTGAATTCATCAGTGAAAAGGGCATCAAATGTACAGCCACATATTTACCTGAGGTTGCTAAAGAACAAGACTGGGATCAGATCCAGACCATAGACTCATTGCTCAGGAAAGGTGGTTTTAAGGCTCCAATTACCAGTGAATTCCGAAAAACGATCAAACTCACCAGGTACCGAAGTGAGAAGGTGACAATCAGTTATGCAGAGTATGTTGCTTCTCATCAGCACTGTTTCCAGAACGGCACCCTTCATGCCCCACCCCTCTAA